One Aegilops tauschii subsp. strangulata cultivar AL8/78 chromosome 2, Aet v6.0, whole genome shotgun sequence genomic window, AATGGGCCCATTGGGTAGGGTGACCTGCACCTCTTGATCTTCCCCGATTCGTGATGCCAATTTTTCCAATGCAGTTTTGCTCTTCAACACACCATCCGACAGTTTGTGTATTTGGCACCAAGTCTCCAACTTATCAAGTTTTACCTTCTTCGGGTTTGAAAACCCATGGTACTCAGCTAGCAACAATGTCATGCCTCAGAAGTCCCACGGTCCCTGATGCATATCCTTGTTCCAGTCACCAAGACAATTGAATTGGATCGGGAAAAGATTTGCATTGATTCTCCTCCATACTACTATTTAGGTCGGGTTCCATGCCACTTTCATATCTGCAATCAGGGCAATTTGGCTAAACCTCTTTGTTGTTAGCAGCCGCACCAGGGATAGCCacttcttcttgatctcctccaCATCTATTTCTTCCATCTCCTCATCCCGAAGATTCAACCTCTCTAGCAGTTTATCTGTCTCTTCGATGCTTAGAACGCTTGATCCACTGCCATCTCCCGTCTCCGCCATGGCGGCGCAAACAGTCAAACTCACAAACCCTAGAACCCGCGATCATGCTCACCAAAGAAGACGGGCAAAACTCGACGAGGCATGGGAGGCGATCAGGGGGAGGGGACAACTTCAGCTTTCTCGTCAGAATTAACCGTGATGGGGAGAAAATTGCGTTGGCGGCGCCACCCGAGGACTAGAGAACCCAGGTCGCCAGACCTAGGCTCTTGTTGTTTTGCCCTTACTGTTGTTGCTCTTTGTTTCCTTGGTCGCCAGACCTAGGTCGCATGTATTACATTGGTGCTAAAGTGTCACATGTTGGCGCTTCTTTTTTCTAGTGAGAGGATGCATGTGGTTGGTGTGTTTTTTAGGTTGATTGTTGCCGATTAATTTGAGAAATCATTGAGCCAACAAAAATCGTGAATCAAATCCGATATTGAATACCCTACCggatttttttttcgaaaaaggaGGATAAAGTGTTCTGATAATGTCAAGAGAGGCCGAGGTAGACTGaacttgacatgggaggagtctgTAAGGAGAGATacgaaggattggagtatcaccaaagaactagtCATGGACAGGAATGCTTGTAAGCTTGTTATCCATGTGCCagaaccatgagttggttgcgagatcatATGGGTTGCGATGATGGCAAGTCCAATACAAGGTTGAACTTCAGATTATCATCCCCGAAACCAAGCTTCAATCCACCATCTTCAGCAAGGACACAACATAGGGGCGCGTAGACATAGCTTGATCAGAGATCTTGTGTTTCCATCGAAGTGCATAAAGTCATCGTTCAAGCCGTATGTACCATCATCCTTATCTGGCCACCGACGGCTTGATAACTGGATACCTCTGGAGAAGACACCAGAAGACAGACGCCCCATGCCGCCTGCCTCCCGGCACTGTTGCACCACCTTCGATCCAACAGCAACAAGGTAGACATAAGACCTCCGCCAGAGCCACCGTGCAGCACATGTCGGTAGCAGGCATGACTTGACGTCCCCGCATGAATTAAGAGCTCCCAATTCAAAATGGAACACCTCGATTAATTGGGAGAGCTCAAACTTAAGAGCATAGTCTATTAAATAATATCTGTCCATGGCAACACAGGAGCAATTACCTAgtcaaaagaagaagaaaaaggcaGTGTATATGCTCTCAAAATGTCGTAATAgagattctcaaaaaaaaaatgcCGTAATCGAATGttttcaaaagaaaaaaagagcgATTGTATATGTACTATGTGGCAATGCAATTTCAAGTGCTCATATTGAATTATATGCTGACACTCTCATCCATGATATCCTACCGGTGAAGACTGACGCCGAGAGGATAAAGATGGGAATTTGAACGTAAGTAAAATGAGACATATCGTGGCGCGCGGTGTGGGCATCCGGACATGACGATAATTTTGCATCTTTGCGCGTACTCGCATTCACATGGTGGCGTTGAAAAGGCAGCAGGACTGGTGAAATGTGGGAGCTGAGCTGTTGGGTGAATTCACAAGTCAGAGCTGCGAAGTCGAAGCAAAATTGAAGGGGCTTGAAATTATTGTTAGTGGCGTAGTGCTGTCCCAGTAGCGCCCTACGTAGGTAGAGGGAGCTGTATCAGTTTCTTGAGATTGTTTCCCACACGTGTTTCTCCTAATTATTAGGCAGGCGCAAGGACAAGTGTAGACGAGCGGAGCCTCCTGCCATTTCTATTCTACTATCGGTGATCATGCATGCATTCAGGGGCGCGTGACGATAATCAGAGAAGGAAATGGAGTGATACGGGAATGATAAAAAAGGGGAACAAAACAGAACTAAAAGCACATCAAATGTGCGTGTGGGGTCGGGAGCATCATCGCGCGCACAAAGGATCGGCACGGGCGGGCAGCGCACGCAGCAAGTAGTTAGTGCTCCCCCCCCACCCCCCAAACACCCCCCCCCAACCCAACCCCCCAAACTGGCATTGTACGTACTGCGTGAGTTAtttacccaaaaccaccacacttggggctagggtaaccATTTGGTACCACGTTGAAGGCCGAGCACAAAAAACCATCGAAAATGTGCCTAATGCGTAACGCGGAGCACTGATAGTCGGATAACCTCGCAAAAACAGTCAAACTGACTGGTTGGGCCCACCTGTAAGGCTGACGTGGAATGCCTATGTGGAAATTTTGCTGAGTTGGACctaggtcccacctgtcatccaTCCATTGTCTTCTTCCTCCCATCTCTTCAATCGGTCAAGCAGAGGACGGGAGCTCCGGTGGAGAGGTGCTCGTCGGCGGCAGCCTGGAGCGGTACAGGCCACCGCGCTCCCATAACTGAAAAAAGCAGGCCACTCTGGTTGTGGAGTGGTGCTCGTCCGCCTCACCCCCTTGGCCAGAAGAGGAATAGTATGGCAGGCGCGTGGCGGCGGCGCTCCGATCACTGAACGGTGACGGCGGTCGGTGTTGGTGGCGTGGAgctccgcggcggcggcggcgctcaggAGTGTGAGCGAGGAGGCAGGGTCGCGCGGCAGGGAGAGCGCGATGCGAGCGCGGAGCAAGCTCGCACGTCCTGCTGCCGGCGTTGCTCCCGCTTGCTGTGTCTCTGCCTCGTCCCTTCATTCcgtgccggcggcggcggtcggtgtTGGCGGCGTGGAGCTCTGCAGCAGCAGCGACGCTCGGGAGTGGAAGCAAGGAGGTGGGGCCGTGCGCTGAGCTCGGGCGAGATCCCGCCCTAGCCATGTGCGCGTCCACCGGAGGACGAGCAGCCACGCTTCCACGACGCGGCCAGCGGAAGCGAGCTGGTCTCCCGGAGGAGCTCGCCGGCTGCAGCCAGGAGTGGTGCTGGCCAGGCATTACCGCTGCACATGTCCTCTGTGGTGGCGGCGCCGGTGGTGTCTGTGTCCAATGCTCGTCCGCAACCTGTTCGGTCAAATGCCCACagagaaaaagagagagaaataaaaagaaaatgtgaaaaaaaaacACTTAaagtcaatgacaggtgggacctAGGTCCAATTCAGCAAAAATTCCACATAGGCAATCCACGTCAGCCTTACAGGTGGGCCCAACCAGTCAGTTTGACTGTTTTCGCGAGGTTATCCGACTATCAGTGCTCCGCGATACGCATTAGGCACATTTTCGGTGGTTTTTTGTGATCTGCCTTCAATATGGTACCAAGTggttaccctagccccaagtgtggtggttttggaTAAATAATTCTACTGCGGTATGGAGTAGGCGGCCGCCCGCCCGCTGTCAAATACCTGTTCAAATCCTTCCTCGGCGCGAATCAACCTGTGGTTGAGATGGTTAGGTGGACAGTGGTATCCCCAacccaccagggttcaaatcctggtgctcgcattattcctggatttatttcagcaTTTCTAGCGATGCGCTTTCaatgcgttcataggggtgagtgtatgcgcgtatatATAAGCGTTTGTGTCTATACTGATGCTCAGATCCTTCCTCGGCCATGGCATGCCAAATCAGCCGGCTCGTAAGTGGGCCCCCACGTCCAGTCCAGTACTCCCGGAGCGCCATGCCATCCATCATCCATCCTACCACGCCACGCGCACGCGCTACACACGGCGGCACGATCGCTCCCCTCCCCTACTTCCTTCCTCCTGGCACGCGCACGCGGGAGCACTGGGACAGGACAACGCGTCCGTCCCTCCCGGAGCAACTTCCCCcgcctctctccctctccttcttcctcccctgCCTTCCAATGCTCAGTACAAAATCTCGACTACTTGCCTTTGTCTTTCGCGCGCGACGTCAGAAACTGCCTCCGCAGGAGGGAAGGGAGGAGGGGGTGTTGTGCCGTGGTCGATACTCTGAAGATTGATTCCGGTCCGCCGGCAACATGAGGTTCAGGATCCGGAAGAAGCCTGcgtccgcgccgccggacgcttcTTCCACGGCCGCCGTGCCGGCcactgcgggcggcggcggccgggcgaCGATCGTCGCTAGCCCAGATCGCTACGGCACAGAGAATGGTACGTAGGTCATCTTCTGCGGAAACCGTTACTTTCTTCATTTCCGTTATCGATTCCTTCCTCTTCCTGCCTTAAACGGGGAGGGGTAACAATTCGATTCAAGGATTGATTCTTCTTCCTAGTGCTTCCCTTTTCTGTTTATAACTAATCAATCTTGGACCGACCACGAAGATTTTTGTGGGACGGCTGGTTGCTCCCACGAAATTAACTAAGTTATCCTGCCACTCTCAGGGATTGGTTGGGTTGAGAATCAGAATTGAATTATGCTAACTGTATAGTCGGTTCTTGTCTCGTTCGGCGTTCGATTAGGATGATCAGGAAGATCAATGCAATCAGTACCTCCCATCAGATTTATTCATTCCTGCACCTGCTAGGTGCACCTACCATGCCATGTGGTAGCTAGGCAACATACCTCTGAATGCGATTGTGATGGGTCGCACTCACACAGTATCGGAGCTAATGGCTTTCGGACGGACGAGTCCTGTCCTGCTGCCATGTTCATCTCATGTCCTACTCTTTTGCTCCATCAGGTACTATGCTACGTAATGTTGGTTCAATTGGACAGATGATCCTATTTTTATTTTCCCTCGCTGCAAATTTCCTCTTAGGGCCAGTGTGTGCCTTGTATATCGAAAGAAGACTTCAAGCTGGCTTCTTGTATAACATAACATCAAACTGATGTTACTTACCATCAATAGGCAACGCATGATATGGTCAAAGAAAGTTTCAACAGGAAGTCAAATAGAAGCTCCACAATCACAACTTTTCTCCATAAAAAATATTGTGAAGTTGATCATCAGGGCACTTTTTTTTTCTATCTGAATACGAATAAAGCTTGCGCCTTTCACTTTTTCTGGCCAAACGTCCTAATCTGAAAATGGCTAATTATTTGTCTTGTTAAATATCATCGATCAGTGTTATTGCCTATAGGCCACAAACAGTGGTTTCTCGTGGTTTTATTTCGCGCTTCTTGTTCTTCCATGCCTCATCGTTAACTGAAGTTACAGTTAAAAGACGCGACTACTACTGTATTTcctctataaagaaatataagagcgtttacatcacaaaagtagtgatctaaacactcttatatttctttacggagggagtagtagtttgcTTCTACTGAAATGCTCCTTTGCTCTAGTAGTTTAATTGAATTAATGACAATTGGAAAAAGAAACTTGAGAAGATAATATTTTCAGTCCTAGGATCATAAcatcaaccattgatccatttgTTAGGAATGGGCAACTGAGCTTTACTGAGGGCCAAATGCCATTACATATACATGTGTGGTAAagtgcaggaaaccccttatacaatgggGATATACCGAAAAGAGACTATACAAATCTAAcacccccctcaaactcatggtggatcaacaacactgagtttggagaggaAAAAGGCATGTTGCGCTCGAGTCTGTGCCTTCGTGAAGAAGTCAGCCAACTGTAACTCAGAGGGCACATGGTGAAGAGCGAGAGTCTGATCCTGCACAGCAGCACGCACAAAGTGGGCATCCACACCgatgtgcttggtgagctcatgcttcaccgGGTCGCGCGCAATACTGATAGCATCAGTACTGTCTGACAGTAAGGGAGTCGAGGTAGCAGCAGACACACCAAAGTCTTCAAGCAACCACCGTAACCAGATCACCtcagccgtcagcatagccatGGCTCGCAACTCGGCCTCTGTACTCGAGCGAGAAACTGCAGTCTGTTTCTTTGTCTTCCAGGCAATAAGAGAGCCACCAAGAAAGACACAGTAAGCAGACAGCGATCGTCGATCAAAGGGATCACTAGCCCAGGTAGCATCAGAGTAAGCCTGGAGCTCAAGAGAACTGGAGCGGGGAAGGAAAAGGCGCTGAGAGATCGTGCCACGAAGATATCGTAGAACACGGAGGAGGTGACTATAGTGGACAGAGGTGGGGGCTGAGACAAACTGACTCAGGATGTGAACAGGATAGGAGATGTCAGGACGCGTAACAGCAAGATAGACAAGGCTACCAACGAGGTGACGATAGGGAGTGGGATTAGGAAGAGGGTCACCATCAGAGGCACGAAGCTGAAcgttgagctccataggagtcacAACAGTGCGGTCATCACTGAGAGCAGCtcgagcaagaagatcctgaatatatttctcttgagagatgTAGAAGCCATCAGAGGTCGAGGAGATCTCAATCCCAAGAAAATAGCGAAGAGGACCAAGGTCAGTCATGAGGAGCTGGTCGTGAAGGCGGGCCTTAACAAAGGCGATGTAGTCAGAGTCGTCaccagtgatgatcatgtcatcaacataaaGAAGGAGAAGAGTCCGACCACGAGGAGACGTGTGAACAAACAGCGCGGGATCATGATCACTGGGCAAGAAACCAACGGCAGTCACCACAGAGGCGAAgcgctcaaaccaggcgcgaggggcctgtttaagaccatAGAGGGAGCGGCGAAGTCGACAGACCATACCGTCAGGAGCATAGTACCCCGGCGGTGGCTGCATGTAAACCTCCTCACGCAACTCGCCATTGAGAAAGGCGTTCTGGACATCAAGTTGAGAGATAGACCACTCACGAACAAAAGCCACAGCAAGAAGAGTGCGGACAGTGGTCATGTGAGCCACAGGAGCGAATGTCTCATCATAATCGCGTCCCTGCTCCTGCTGGAAACCACGGGCCGCAAGACGAGCTTTGTAGCGCTCAATAGAACCATCAGAGCGAGTCTTAATCTTGTAGACCCACTTGCAGGTGATGGGACGAACACCGGAAGGAAGGGAAACCAGATCCCATGTGCCAAAGCGCTCAAGGGCAGCAAGCTCTTCGGCCATCGCAAGTTGCCATTCAGGCTGAGTCATGGCAGTCCGATAGGAAGTGGGTTCAGCAATAACAGAGAGACCGTACCGATCAGGAGAGTAGCGATCAGGCGGTGGGCGAGGCCGAGCACGGAGGTTATGAACCGGGGGAGGCGTGAAAGGAGGTGCGCACCAGAGGTGGAAGGCGCATCAGGGGAAACATCCTCAGAACGAAGGCGACGCGTATagtgaagaggaaatggtgagaGAGGGCGACGGACTGGAGATGATGGTGGAgagttggaggaggaggatggggtaGATGGTGTCGGTGgtgaaggagaaggaaggagaggtgCAGGCGGAGGAGGAAAAACATGAGGAGGCACATAGCAGGGTATATcagggagaagaagaaaagaaagatcGTCCACAGGGAAGCTCGAGGTAGAAGGACGTGGATAGTAAGAGCGAGACTCGTCAAAGGTCACATCACGCGAGATGCGCAAACGACGACCAACAGGATCCCAGCAGCGATAGCCCTTGTGCTCGTCACTGTAGCCAAGAAAAACACACTCAACCGACTGAGcagtcagtttggtgcgttctcGCGAGGCAAGAAGGACATAGCACACACATCCAAACATAGGAAGAGCTGAGTAGTTAGGAGAGCGACCAGTGAGACACCCCATAGGAATACCACCCTGCAGAGCAGTCGATGGCTGTATGTTGATGAGATAGGTGGATGCAGAAACAGCCTCAGCCCAAAAATGGGGTGGGAGAGAAGCGGCAATCATCAGAGCACGAGCCGTCTCAAGTAGATGACGATGCTTACGTTCGGCAACGCCATTCTGAGCATGTGCACCAGGACAtgagaactgggcaagagtaccctgtTCCGCAAGAAAACTACGCAACAGCTTGGAGATAAACTCACCAGCGGAGTCAGCACGGAAAGTACGAATGGGCGTGGAAAACTGGGTGTGAACCATGGTAGCAAAACGTTTGTATATAGAGAGAACCTCGCTACGAGATTTCATAAAATAGAGCCAAGTGTAGCGAGAGAAATCATCAATAAACAAGATATAGTAGCGGTGACCACCTTTCGAATCAAAGGGAGCaggaccccatacatcagaatgAACTAAGTCAAACGGACGCTGAGATACCGACTCACTGGTAGGATAAGGTAACTGGGTCTGTTTGCCAAGTCTGCAGCCATTACAATCTAAAGAAACATCTCCAGATACAGACCCTAAGAGGCCCTGACGAACTAAAGAAGACAAGCGAGAGCCACATATGTGACCAaggcgatgatgccactgctggaaGGACGCAGACGAAGAGGCAGCAAGAGCATGGGAGATGGGTGaagtggtggcagcggaaggaacacaAAGCCAGTCAACCTCCCAAAGGCCCTTTGACTCACGGCACCGAGGGCCAGCACCAACCAAAGCCTTGGTGCGACGATCCTGAATGGAGCAAGAGTCGGTATCAAGaatgacacgacaaccagaatcagtaagttggGCAGCGGAAAAAAGATTCATGGTGAGGCGAGGAACATGTGAGACACTAGGAAAAAAGATGGAGTGGAAAGAAGACCACGGCTAGCAACAGGAAGAGGTGTGCCATCAGCGGTAAGAACATTGACAGGCGAATCAAGAGGTCGGAGAGAAGACAACACGGAAGAATCAGAAGACATATGAAAAGAGGCTCCAGAATCCAGAACCCACGAagatgtacctgactgtgtagaTGCCTGCGGTGGTGGAGCAGTGGCTGCAGTCACAGCAGCAGCGGAACCGGTCGACGAAGAGCCTGAGGAAGCTAAGAGACGCTTGAGCCGCATAATGTCCTGGTCAATGAGTGACGTGGTCGAGGAAGATCCAGGAGTCCCACCGGAAGAGGAGCGCCTCTGGTCTCGCTTCTTTTCACGACAATCAGACTCTGGGTGACCTGGCCGAGAGCAGTAGCCACAGAAGGTGTCACGGCGCGACCGGCCCCTCTCAGCATAAGAAGGACGACCCACCCCCCTGAAGGAGTAGGCAGGAGTGGCGGAGCGGTGAGGCGAGCAGGTGGCATAGGATCTCGGGCGGCCAACACTGATGGAACCACAAGTAACCCAGCAGAGCGTAGGCGGGTCTCTTCAGCACGAAGCTCAGCAAGTACCTCCGAGATAGGAACACGACCACGAGCGAGCGGGTGAGCACGGCGAGGCTTGAACTCAGAGCAAAGACGAGATAAGAACTCGTGAACCCACTGAAACTCCAAATCGGACCGTGTAGTCTGACAGCAACGGCAAGTCCCACAAACGACGGTTCGAAGAGAGTCAAGCTGACGCCAGATGGCAGAGCACTGTGAATAGAACTCATCAACAGAGGAATCACCTTGCTAGAGTGCATGCTCCTGACGCACCACAGATAGGTAGAGAGCATCACCAGAGGGCTGATAGCGCTGACAGAGATAAGACCACATCGCTGCAACTGTGCCAAGTCCCATGAACTCCGAGGCGAACTGAGGAAGGACACTCGCAGTAAGaacagcagcagcacgagcatcatcatTGCACCACTGAGTGTAAGCAGACAGATCATCACGATAGGCAGAAAGGGCATCCGAATAGGCTGACATCTGCTGACCATAGGCATCAACTGCAGTATCATCGAGAGCCTTGGCGGCATCGCGATCAGCCTGAGAAGTATcagcagcaagaaccggcggtGCTGGCGGGGTAGGAGCCACAGGAGCAACAGGGCAAGGCGGACTGGGGACCTCGCTAGAGAGAACACCCCATAGAAGGAGACCGCGCATGTGGATACGCATAAACCCCGCAAACTCGGCATAGTTGGTGCCATCGAAGATCACCGAGCACCGAGGAACGGCGACATAGCCCGAAGAAGACATGAGGACTCttgtttttttttggtttttttggtcAACTGCTACAGTAGACTGCTACAGGAgaccccgatccagatcgggatcgggcTTGCGCTGGCTCGATCCAGCCCCGATGGGGAAGCAGGGGGGAAGGGCCGGCCCGGGCACCACCGGCTGCAGCAGGAGGCGGCCAGGGGCGGCAAGGTGCGGAGAGGTCGCGgccgggcgcggggcggcgcggggaggTGGCTGCCGGGTGCGGGGAGGCGCAGGGAGGTGGCTGCCGGGCGCGGGGAGGCGCGGGTGGTGGCGGGGAGGTAGCCGGTGCCGGCAACGAGGCAGAGGgaggccggcgacgggggagcgaGGCCGGCGACGGGGAAGCGAGGCACGGAGCTGCGAGCGTGTGGGAGCGGGAGAGGAACCTAAGCAtctgataccatgttaggaatGGGCAACTGAGCTTTACTGAGGGCCAAAGGCCATTACATATACATGTGTGGTAAAATGCAGAAAACCCTTTATACAATGGGGATATACCGAAAAGAGACTGTACACATCTAACACCGTTCACTACTGATTGTTACGCCAGGAGGAAGCAGAGATGAGTCGTTCTTCGAGGCAAGGCCGTGGTTAGACTCGGACAGTGAAGATGATTTCCAAAGCGTGAGAGGAGGTAAAACATCATATTTTCTTGTTTTTTTCTAATGTATGCTATGATTGGTGTCAACTTCTCACATCCTAACATCTCTATTCATCCGGATCCTCAAGACTTCACTCCTTCAAGAGGTAGCACACCAGATCACCAGATGCAAACATCATTCGCTGCGCGGATATCTGCAGACATTCCTTCGCTGACAGAGAAGAAGCAGAGGCTCCTTGAGCTGCTTCAGGAAAAGCAGCAGTACGATGACGAGCATGATGCCACTACCGATGCCGGTAGCGAGACTGGGAACAGCATTCATGCTGAAGAACATCTGAATCCTTCTGGGAAAGTAGAGAAAGCAAAGAAGCCAGCCAAGCCAGGTTGCTTCGCTTGCTCTGCTTGGAAGCTTAGCTTCAAGTGCTgccggaagaagaagaaagagcaGAAGGATTTGTGAGTTAGTTCTCAGGTGTTGGATTTTGACTTCTTGAAAAATATTATCGCAAGAGAGCGGGTACATGTATATACCTTTTTTGGGGGTGAATGAAATACCGCAACTAGAAGAAGTATGAGGAGTGTGGAGTGGCCTGTTCAATAGTGGCATGAATAGTGAAACAATTATGCAGGGTAAAATATATTGCATACATGATTACTTCTTCCTGTTTTGTCATTAGTGATTTCGTCGGATCTGAATAATTCTTCTGGACCATCAACTTAGAATTTGTCAAGCAATGTTTATGGACCCCTCTTTTCTCCATGATTTCTCAGGCCAGGTCACGTAATGCCCTTCTGATTTGTGGGCTAATTAGGTGGCATAATGTTGAAACAAACTTGGGACTGCACTCAAGTCCTTTCAACGAGTTTATGTGGCAGGTAATGTGTGTTCTCTAAAGTTTTGACAACAGCTTTGATGGCCTTGACCTTTCAAACAAACTAGAATTACGAAAAAACTTCTGCATTATAATTCCAGCGGCGCTGACAATCAGTAATATTTCTGCGTAGATATCAGTACGCTAAGAGATCAGTATATCTCTGGGTATTTTGGCCAAACCAAAAAGGGTTAAGCACATGCATAATTTGCCTGGATTTTAAGTTTTAATCAGGCAGAAGCACATGATTGTGTCTTGCAATAGACGGACGGTCAGTACAATCATTTCAGCAGACAGAGTACCGCTCCATCATGGGATTTTGTGATTCTTATGGAAATTTCTGAAAATCCCACTCCTCTCTATTTCTCCGAAATCACTAGTTTTtttcgagaggagaaaatatgtaCAAGAGTTTTACAATTGCGCTAGTTGGGTTGGGAGTCACAAGCCGACTCCAACCAAGCCTCCACTCCACTCCTCACGCTACTCTACTACTCAGATATAGGTTGTCCTCCAAATGCTCCTGCCGCTGCCCAAGTCCTCAAATCGTCGAAGATTGTGTCCACATTCTCCCATTCGTTCTTAATTTGGCTCGATCCGAACACTCTCGCGTTCCTCTGTTTCCATAGTGTCCAGCAGATGAGCATCACGAACGTGTCAAATCCTTTCAGAGTTTGCTTATGTATGCGTTTCCTAGCTTCCGTCCACCATTGCACCAACCGAGAGTCATATGTTGGGCATAGCTCCATCCTCAAACCCATCCTGGCAATGCAATTGTACCACACTTGCCGCGAGAACACACATTGCTGCAAGATGTGGTCGACCGTGTCTTCCTCCTGGTCACAGAAGTAGCACTTTGACGTTTGGTCTTGCAAACCATGTCTAGCCCTTCTATCCGACGTCCACAGCCGATATTGCACTGCTAGCCACATGAAAATTTTACACGCAAGTGGTGCCCAACATTTTCAGATTGCTCAGAAGGAGTGGAATCTAACTCCTCCCTCATCAGCATCTTGTATGCTGATGATGTTGTGTAGACTAAACCGAAATCACTAGTTGAGGAGTACTCGTTACAAAGATCACTCCCACCTTCcaaggttgcgacaagtggcgcgctgcatgtgcgtcACTTGTCGCATCCTGGAAGTtttccttttttcgtagatccgtttattcaaaacgttttatctcttaaaccgtgcgtctaAATCTTAAACCGTTTTCActgttggattcctcgcgtcgagatcttcaaaattagatcccatgttgataggttttgacgaacttttttt contains:
- the LOC109745636 gene encoding uncharacterized protein — protein: MRFRIRKKPASAPPDASSTAAVPATAGGGGRATIVASPDRYGTENGGSRDESFFEARPWLDSDSEDDFQSVRGDFTPSRGSTPDHQMQTSFAARISADIPSLTEKKQRLLELLQEKQQYDDEHDATTDAGSETGNSIHAEEHLNPSGKVEKAKKPAKPGCFACSAWKLSFKCCRKKKKEQKDL